The DNA segment CTTAGAGCTTTTATTGCATTGTTTACCGTTTGTTTTGTATCCATGTGTATCTGCATCTTTTTAACTCAACTGCTATGTTTTATGGTTGTCTTTGAGCATTGTTTACCGTTTGTTTTGTATCCATGTGTATCTGCATCTTTTTAACTCAACTGCTATGTTTTATGGTTGTCTTTGAGGTGAAACTTATTAAACAAAGGATACCCTGCTATCAAGAGgaaagtaaaaagaataatacAACAATATAAAAGAAGGAGGAGGGGAAGTTGGTAAACCAAGAATAGGCACATGGATGATGTTTGTCTTTGTTTACTTTTGTAATGATATTGGAAAATGCTCTTTTGAAATATGTATTAGTCAGGATAAATGATATGTATGATTAAATATGAGAGAGGGCTTAGATACAGAATGATAGTAAATATATCGGTTTGGTTAGCCCACTTATCCtacttaatatatttgttttgctgtgccaaaaaaatcaaatatgtgaacttataatataaatctacTTAAAAGggggaaaaaaaaaactttgatgcAGCAGGCAATAACCTTTCTTGTGTTCACCAATTTCTTAGTTATAAATGCTACAATGTGACAATAGATATCAACCACAACAATGGTCATGTGTCCGTCTGGTGTGTTCATGCTAAAGAGTATAGAAATTTCAGCAACTGTTCTGTGAAACGTTAGACAGTAATGTATGACTTGTTATTCAGGTATGCTTGTTTGGTAGCTGAGCCAGCAAAAGATGATCCAGATTCAGCAAAACAACTTGTGGGTGTCATAGATGTGACTGTCTTAAGAGACCGAAATGTGCTTCAACATCTTCCACCCGAAGCTGAAGAGTACCTCTACATATCAGGAATAGCCGTCTCCAAAATATTCAGGTGATTACACACAATTTCATAATCAGTACATTGATCTTCTTCGTATTGTTGTAAAGGTGTACTTATGAAACTAATTGATAGCACAGGAGGAGGAAAATAGCGACTGCACTGTTGAAAGCCTGCGACATGCTTTCCATTTTGTGGGGTTTTGAGTTTCTTGCCCTTCGAGCCTATGAAGAAGATCTAGGTGCTCGCAAATTGTATACAAATGCTGGGTACCAAGTCGTGTCTCGAGATCCACCGTGGACAAGTAATTGGATTGGAAAGAAATGTCGTGTTCTTATGATCAAAAGAACTAGTTTGCCTAAGTAGCCTAATTTAGAGTAGAATTCTTAAGACAGACATCTAAACAAAATAACTGTGATCAAGGTATATAGTATGTGCTAGTGTGATTTGTTCTTTGTTTCTCATACTTCGAATACccctttttcttaatttaaccAATACCCTGCGTTTGATGTTTGTCTCAAAGATCCTTCACCTCGACACACCCTATTAATCTATTCCTTCAAATAGAAAAAACACCCTTTCAACTATTTTCACCATCCCTTGCTTTATGAGAACTCTCGTGAATCTCACTGGTTTTAAAATCTAATCACAAATTAAATCTTCAAAACCTACATGCCCATTCATAGACAAAATCAACACATAAAACTCGTTAATTTTGCATTTCGAGTGTCAAGCTTTGGACCTGGTTTCTGCTCGTCATATGAGAAATATGAGATCAGAAAGGTTTTTGTAGCACATGAACACTGGATAAGGATCCATAAACATGAAAACTAACTAATAATTGCTAGAAATTAATGAGCTTCATAAgagaatttatgaaaaataagtttttatcgTGTAGCAAGCTTAAGCAAACAAGTACTAATTCAGCCACGAGAAAAGGAAAGGAGAAAACAAGTTCATTTCAAAGCGGATTCGTCATTTTAACCGTTTCCTTAAAAAGCTCAAGAACTAATTAGGACACGAGAAAAAGTTGCCTGATAAATCATCCCGTCATATAAAAACCAATCCGAGAGTGGCAAAAGACAAcaaatattaacttaaaatccttacaagcatacAATACGCGCAGTTATTCATTATCATATGATCTTTACAAAAACCTCGTCCAGATATTTAGAAACTACAAATTCAACACCTCAAAGTAAACTGTATCTATGGTTCCACAATGATTTTTCCAGTAGCATGGCCATCAATACTCTTAGCCCAAGCATCTTCAGCTTTGCTCAAAGGAAACTTGGAGTCAATAACAGACTTAAGTTTCCCATCCTTCAGTAATTGGACTAGATGTTCCAGGCCCTCACGCTGGACAGTTACAACAAATGGCACCAGCCGCTTCTTGGCAAAAGTAACTTTCTTCAGAGCAGCAGTCCACAACGAACTTGCATTAGGTGTTAAATCAACTACAACGCCCTTTTCAGCCAAATTAGGCTCAAAAGTTGACCAAGGTATTCCTGTCGTACAGTGTATGACTGCATCATATTTTCTACCAGATGGACTCTTGAGTGCTGCCCCCTCCGGAGTCCTGTAGTCAAGAACCTCATCGGCACCTAAGCCCTTAACAAACTCAATGTTGCGAGCCCCACAAGTGGCTGTAACATGGGTGTTCCCTAGCTTTGCTAGTTGAACAGCATAGTGACCCACACCACCTGAAGCAGCAGTTACTAAAATGTTCTTGGGCTGGCCAGTTCCATCAAGCTTGACTTCTGCAATTTGAATGAGAGCATCACGAGCTGTGAGTGCGGCAATAGGTAATGCTGCAGCTTCAGCAGCTGAGACTTCAGGTGGTCTGGAAGCTGTTAAGCTCTCACTAGCCACAGCAAACTCAGCCAGTCCACCTCCATACTGACATTCAACAAATACAACACAAAATGGGTGTAAGGCAGTTGCCATTAGCATATGAATTTGGAAAGATTCTTTAACTTGGAACAAGTTCAGGTGCAGCATGCCATTTATTTCACACTAGAATTTATCTAGCACTTTCATATATTCTTTACTAGTTTCTTTAGACAAGCAATACACCTTCCTTCAAGGGGCaataagtttttcaaacaaaaagaaaaacattagaaGTAGTAGACTATTACATGACTAAATAAGGATGACCTTTGGCGTGATGTGGTGTcttgatattattatataataattaagaaagtGTTACTGGTCAAGTAAGCGATAAACATGTTTTGTACCTAAAAACATCTCCATCTGATTTTTGGGAGTTTCACTGCATTACATCACACTTAAgatcattttacaatttttactCCAACACAAGGGTCTTACACAATATcgttaatgttttatttaattgttggtagaaatatatattcccaaaacaaaaaaatatatatttttttattctgatgAAAGACCCttattcttatttcttatttcttatatCATCTCAGCATATTGCAACAAAGACGTCTTATAAGAACCAAttcttaattcttaattttataaacccGTGCTCTAAGACAAACACAATGCCTATGATTATGTTTTGGTAGCTGtaattttgaaatagaaaaaaatataagagcATGAATAGTGAGTATCTTGCATAACAACTACTATGGCGAGATTCTCTACTTCTCCCTTTGCCAACAAAGATGTTCGTGAAACAGCGAATTAGGATGGTGgtag comes from the Vigna radiata var. radiata cultivar VC1973A chromosome 2, Vradiata_ver6, whole genome shotgun sequence genome and includes:
- the LOC106777596 gene encoding chloroplast envelope quinone oxidoreductase homolog, with translation MTTATTTTTPNLMNALQYDAYGGGPAGLKHVQVGVPTPKTSEVLLKLEAVSINPIDWKIQTGVLRALFLPRTFPHIPCTDVAGEIVEIGPQVKDFKVGDKVLAKLTHQYGGGLAEFAVASESLTASRPPEVSAAEAAALPIAALTARDALIQIAEVKLDGTGQPKNILVTAASGGVGHYAVQLAKLGNTHVTATCGARNIEFVKGLGADEVLDYRTPEGAALKSPSGRKYDAVIHCTTGIPWSTFEPNLAEKGVVVDLTPNASSLWTAALKKVTFAKKRLVPFVVTVQREGLEHLVQLLKDGKLKSVIDSKFPLSKAEDAWAKSIDGHATGKIIVEP